The nucleotide window CTCGCGCCGTGAACCCTCCCCAGAGCccgtccaccaccaccaacccgTCGCTGAGCCCGCGCCTCGGAAGCACGGTCTCTTCGGGTCCTCCCGCCGCGATCCCTCCCCGACGCCCACGACCCGcacctcggccacctcgcGCTCCTCCTTGTCGTCAACGACCTACCACACCTCACCCGACGGCCATCACCACaatggcgtcggcggcggtgggggAGGATCCATGTTCCGTCGCTCCACGGACGCGTCgtccggccgccgcggcatTCTACAGAAGTTCggtggtgccggcggcgccgtagAGATGGATCCGAGTATCGTCCAGGCCCGTGAGCGTGTCatgggcgccgaggccgccgagaaggaggcggacCGCGCCCTGCTTGCCGCCCGCGAGAGCGTCATCGCCGCAAGAGCCGAGGTGCGCaggctcgaggaggaggcgaagGAAGAGGCGAGGCGGGCCAAGATCAAGCAGTACCACGCCCGCGAGGTCTCCAAGCGCGGCAAGGCACTCGGCCGTACGTTTTCTCACCCCTGTCACTTGCACAATGTGTCGATGAAGCTAACAGAGCACCCTAGGCCACGGTGACTAAACACATCACATCTTCGTTAGACATCTGAAGGAGGTATATTGTCTGCAATTTCCCTTTGTTCTTCACGAGGTCATGATTCATGTCATGGTGTACTGGCAACGAGAGGGGAGTTAAACGCGAGCGAGATCAAATCCATTTCTGTCCAGTGTATTTATATTACTACTTCATCGTTCACTGTACGAGCGATCGCGATGATTTTAGGGAGTTTTGGAAGAAGATACTGTACTACTAGTCTAAATCCAAAATTGCTGGCCAATTTTTTTCATCATCCTCAACTCTGTTATGAACATTTACCGTCAAGTAAACTACGGTATGGATTATCCATCCGACAACTCTCCGTAATGGCATGTCGTACAATTCCGCCTCCTGTGCTGCAGCCCAGACTTTCTGGATAGTGTCAGCCTGGAGCCAATGCGTTTGTCGTGGCCTGCATCATTATACAACATGGAGCTTTGATTTGTCCAAGCCTGCTGCTGTGCATACGCGATTCGCAAGGCAACCGCTGATCAGGCCTTTAGTGCAGCGCAATTATGTGGTTAGCCCAAGGTTTCGCTTCCTCGTGACTGATCCCAAGTGATCAGCCCGATCTCCAGTCCGACTGCAACGGGTCATCGACTGGCTCCGGGCGTCGGCTGCCGATCGGGGGTGTCCCCGGAAGCTCTTGGCCTTGACACCCGGCAAAGGCCACCCATTCCATCTCCAACTCATTCCCGCGCACAGGAGCGTAaacgaagacggcggcgccttggCTTCTTAACGGGTCGCTCATTGGGTTCCCGATATTCCAGAACCCAACGCGAGCTATCTTAGAGCTTGTATCCGTACATGGCCTTTCGAATCGTGACCCAAGCGTCCATGATTCCCAGATCACCAGCCAAAGAGGTTCAGTTCGGCTTGTACCTGGACGGTTGTGTTCATTAAGCATCATCTAGATATAGCTTTTGATTGCTTATACAGGCCAATGAAAGAGTCTGAAGGGAGAGTGACTGCTGTTGCCATCCCTCATCTGAGAAATCTAGTAGCCAGTCACATGCATGTGCCATCCTCCTGCCACCTATAGCACGCCATTCCTCGGTGGCCATGCTGCCCGTCTTGTATACGCAATAAAACCCGAGAGCGACATGAGATGAAGCCTGCCCCCAACCCCGTATGTGCATTGAGAAGTGAAGCGGGTATTTACAAATTTGCTCAAAGGTGAGTTCTTGGTGCCCAGAGGTATCGAGAAAGTCGCGTCGACCACAGGTGCATAGAGTGGCCGACGATGAAAGAGAAACGTCGCGTCTGCCCGATGAGCTGGACAAGCTGGAATAAAAAAAGTAGTTGGGTAATGCGAGGGGGTGCAAATTCGAGGTGGAAAGGATCAATCCGTGGGAACGCCGACGCCTGTCCGAGTAGTGCAACACTGAAAATGGTATTCCGATCCCGTCCGAAACAAGGTCCGCCCGTTCGATCGTGATCGCGACCGTGAGAAAGTGAAGAATGCCAAGAGCGCAAAATGCGCATGTTGGGATGCGTGATTCGTTCACATGACGACGCACTGAGATTCCTCGCGATCCTTCTTGACACTGAGTGCGACGCGGGCGGCCTCAGTGAAGGCCTCGTTAACGCCGCGGTTGCGCATAGCTGAGCACTCTAGGTAGCGGAGGGCGTTGATGCGACGGGCGACCTCCAGACCTTGCTCATAGTTGATCATGGGACGCTTTTCGcgctgctggccctcggcgccctcctcctcctcgttgtCGGCCTCGCGAAGATCGCACTTGAGGGCGACCAGGACGAGCTTGACGCCAGGGCAGTTGTCAGCGATCTCGCCAACCCACTTGCTCTCGACGTTCTCCAGGGAGTCTTTGCTGTCGACGCTGTAGCAGAGCATGATCAAGTCGGTGTCATCTGCGCATAATCAGCTAGTGTTACTTGGTCCGTCCTTGTGGATGACCCTACCGTAGGACAGGCTGCGAAGGCGGTCGAACTCCTCCTGACCGGCAGTATCCCAGAGGGAAAGCTCGATGTGGACATTGTCAACGAAGATATCTAGGGAAGTCGGGGTCAGCAGGCAGATTGGCGAATATAGAATTGCGACAAGGGTGTCGGGCGACGAAGCGCCTTTCGCAGGTACCGGGAGGAGGATCGCGTACCGTGGACGTAGTTCTCGAAGACGGTGGGCTCGTAGACAGTCGGGAAGTAGCTAAGATGGGTCAGCATTTGAAGGAAGCGTCCTTGGGAGGTTTTGCCCACCCCTCCCAGCCCTCGGTAGGCCAGGAAAGAAAGGCGGCCGAACTCACCCTCTGGTAAAGACGTTCAACAGAGATGTCTTGCCGCACGCGCCATCACCGCTACAGGTCGCAAAATCAATCAGTACAGAGTCCCTAGGCTGCAGCCAAGCCAAGCACAAGGAGGGGTTGGAAGTTGGTCTTACAGAAGAACCAGTTTGCGCTGGACAGTCTTGGATCCTCCACACAAAGGCATGATGAGCTATTGTTTTCTTGTTGGGTGGCGGTTGTCTGTGTCTGAGGAGGAATCCGATTTTGAGAGGTGGGATTAGGGATGGCGAAGAAGTGAAGTCGATGGGATACAAGGTTTGCTTGTTCGCAGAAAGCAAAATAAGCTGGCAACCTAGCAGAGAAATGGCCGCAGGCTGTGGTTTGTTGGTGCAAGGGGAAGGTGCCAAAGAAGTGGTGGTTGGTTGATGTTGTTCGCAGCTGGGTCTGAGTGGAAAAGGAAGCGTAACAAAGAACGGGCTGACAGGCTGTtcagggaagaagagggtggaCTGGATGGTAATGCGGGAGAGAAGGTACGATTGGTTCCTTTGAGAGGGTGGCTTGGGAGAGGGAGTGGAATGCAATGGCGGGGGAACACAGGTTTGGCAGTGCCACAGTCAGAATCTGTACCTTCTCCTTGGGGTGAGCAaagggcgaggccgaagcGGAGTGACGCTTGATGATGGATTAGAAGAAGCAAAGTGAGGCAAAAGTGCAGGTGCAGCAGGTGCAGTTGCAGTGCGGATACGGCTACAGTAGAATGAATGGGGGATGGATGCAAAGATGCAAAGATGCAGGAGCGGGAAATTGGGCTGGGAAATGGTATGCTTCTCGATTGGCCGAGATGAAGTCAGAAGGGCTCCAAAATGGAGCAGCAGAGAGTAAGAACGgacaaggtcaagcgtaCCCTCCCTGTTGCTGGGGTTGGCCtgggaggaaaaggagggaaggggacgCTGGGACCGAAGCGGGCTCATGAGGGAAGCAGCTTGGGAGGCCACTGAACTTGCCTTAGGTAGATACATAACAACCTTGCAGAGGTGCGGAGCGCGGGTACAGAGGGAGGGTACAGCAGCAACCAcaagcgccagcgccagcgccagagaggggaggaagagaaaggggacCAGGGGCAGCGTTAAACGAGAGCATCCACCAGCCAGGGAAACAAATGAGGAATGGATGGGGCACACTGGATTGGTGAAATGAATGTCACTGGCACTGACTGAGCGCAGGGTATCCACTCCAAGCAGCAGCTGCATGCACTATCGGATTAGAGACATACTCTAGCAGGAAATACGGCAGACAAAAGGAAACGCaggccatcgtcatcatcatcaacatcccCAGACAATCTCATCGCAGTCCCATCCCCCACCCCTTCACTCCTTACCTGGCCCAATCATTCCCCATTGCCCGCTTGAGCCTCTCATCAAAGGCAGAGAACAACAGGAGTTCGATGTGAGCTTGATAGAGCAGTAGACCATCTCACCAATGAGTATCTGTACAGAGGATACAGAGTATGACCAaagtcgatgatggcgcgCTGCCGTGGCGTTACGGAGGCCCCGGCTTCAAGTCCGTTAAAGCCGCTCTTGTGCCTGGGCATCTGCCACCATCGTCTCCCTAAACATGTACCTTCACACGCAAAACCGGAGGGGGAGGATACCTGAAGTTCTCGTAGCAAATCACTCGGCTTGAAGAGGTGCGCCCGGGCTCGGCTGTGTTGGCG belongs to Colletotrichum higginsianum IMI 349063 chromosome 5, whole genome shotgun sequence and includes:
- a CDS encoding Rho3 protein translates to MPLCGGSKTVQRKLVLLYFPTVYEPTVFENYVHDIFVDNVHIELSLWDTAGQEEFDRLRSLSYDDTDLIMLCYSVDSKDSLENVESKWVGEIADNCPGVKLVLVALKCDLREADNEEEEGAEGQQREKRPMINYEQGLEVARRINALRYLECSAMRNRGVNEAFTEAARVALSVKKDREESQCVVM